In the genome of Bacteroidales bacterium, one region contains:
- a CDS encoding glucose-6-phosphate isomerase, whose translation MENLNVNIENILNFTPKYTINNYDNEICKNISLLHNRTGKGNNSLGWLDLPSSISDEQIKEINNLATEIKDKIDILVIIGIGGSYLGAKMVIEALSNNFEHLQEKKSNPIILFAGQNICEDYISELLAILEDKSYAIVVISKSGTTTEPAIAFRFLKKHIENKYGKSEAQKRIIAVTDETKGALRKLADNEGYKTFIIPDDVGGRYSVLTPVGLVPIALAGFNIKKLIDGAKLMQNITKNEKDIYKNPAAIYAVSRNALYNINKTTEILVTYNPKLVYLAEWWKQLYGESEGKENKGIFPASVNFTADLHSMGQYIQEGLRNIFETVITIEKPKYKLTILQDPENLDNLNYLTGKRINEVNKMAELGTVMAHVDGGVPNIKIEIPEINEFYIGQLIYFFEKACAISGYTLDINPFDQPGVEAYKKNMFTLLKKPGY comes from the coding sequence ATGGAAAATCTTAACGTTAACATTGAAAATATCCTGAATTTTACTCCAAAATATACTATTAATAATTATGATAATGAAATATGTAAAAATATTAGCTTATTACATAATAGAACAGGTAAGGGTAATAATTCTCTTGGATGGTTAGACCTGCCTTCATCAATTTCAGACGAGCAAATAAAGGAAATAAATAATTTAGCAACAGAAATTAAGGATAAAATCGATATACTGGTAATAATTGGCATCGGCGGGTCATACTTAGGAGCAAAAATGGTAATCGAAGCATTATCAAACAATTTTGAACACTTACAGGAGAAAAAATCGAATCCTATTATTCTTTTTGCAGGACAAAATATTTGCGAAGATTATATATCTGAATTATTAGCTATTCTTGAAGATAAATCATATGCTATTGTTGTTATATCAAAATCGGGAACTACTACAGAACCTGCAATTGCATTCAGATTTCTTAAAAAACATATTGAAAATAAATATGGAAAATCCGAAGCACAAAAAAGAATAATTGCTGTTACCGATGAAACAAAGGGTGCATTACGAAAACTTGCTGATAATGAAGGATATAAAACTTTTATAATACCCGATGATGTTGGAGGACGATATTCTGTTCTTACACCTGTTGGATTAGTCCCAATTGCTTTAGCAGGATTTAATATTAAAAAGCTAATTGATGGAGCAAAATTAATGCAAAATATTACAAAGAATGAAAAAGATATTTATAAAAATCCTGCAGCAATTTATGCAGTTTCCAGAAATGCCCTATACAACATAAACAAAACTACTGAAATATTAGTTACATATAATCCTAAATTAGTATATCTTGCAGAATGGTGGAAACAACTTTATGGCGAAAGTGAAGGAAAAGAAAATAAAGGAATTTTCCCTGCAAGTGTTAATTTTACTGCCGACCTTCATTCAATGGGGCAATATATACAAGAGGGTTTAAGAAACATTTTTGAAACAGTAATAACAATTGAAAAACCAAAATATAAACTGACAATACTACAAGACCCTGAAAATCTTGATAATTTAAATTACTTAACAGGAAAAAGAATTAATGAAGTTAACAAAATGGCAGAATTAGGAACCGTTATGGCACATGTTGATGGAGGGGTTCCTAACATCAAAATTGAAATTCCTGAAATAAATGAATTTTATATTGGACAATTAATTTATTTTTTTGAAAAAGCCTGTGCTATAAGTGGATACACATTGGATATAAATCCATTTGATCAACCGGGTGTTGAAGCATATAAAAAAAATATGTTTACGCTATTAAAAAAGCCGGGTTACTAA